The following coding sequences lie in one Oncorhynchus kisutch isolate 150728-3 linkage group LG17, Okis_V2, whole genome shotgun sequence genomic window:
- the LOC109908126 gene encoding forkhead box protein P1-B isoform X1, with translation MHESGSEQTACTSPANQTENGDSAEKDDYLSAKPLTPEGSGADSQQQNQVTVSVSMMTPPVETPQQTQQQVLNPQQIQALLQQQKALMLHQQHIQDLCQKQQDQFNAQLLQQKHAGKSGQEQLAAQHMAIQQQLLQVQQQHLLSLQRQGLLSVLPSMSPSAAQGLMKGCENGTSLLSGGENPATLQKNLLHSQHSTTNGNHPSQILKKKDSGPVDNHTQNTHPLYGHGMCKWSGCEAVFGDFQVFLKHLNSEHTLDDKSTAQCRVQMQVVQQLELQLKKDKERLQAMMSHLKSSDQKSKPATPTGNLVPNVSFSQVTFPKVLPSMSLSQNATAPSTPLTPPPTSSSILPPHTLLTVSPGRRWYSDSKTMKYSKTMNQDIVQNKEARPPFTYAALIRQAIFESPYKQLTLNEIYNWFTRTFAYFRRNAATWKNAVRHNLSLHKCFVRVENVKGAVWTVDEMEFQRRRPQKPAGEGSLKRENTDHGHCSAFLTPKQEEMNAALWYGNGSYSDSSEEQYPIHPLVKEELMDEEAYENVPHDCSETESSDEHSSDVDQDGGSPDRPNL, from the exons GTTACAGTTTCAGTGTCTATGATGACCCCTCCAGTGGAGACTCCTCAGCAGACACAGCAGCAGGTCCTCAACCCACAGCAGATCCAGGCCCTGCTCCAGCAGCAGAAAGCACTCATGTTACACCAG CAACACATACAGGATCTCTGCCAGAAACAGCAGGACCAGTTCAACGCCCAGCTCCTACAGCAGAAGCATGCTGGGAAGTCAGGCCAAGAG CAGCTAGCTGCTCAGCACATGGCCATCCAGCAGCAGCTCCTGCAGGTCCAACAGCAGCACCTCCTTAGCCTCCAGAGACagggtctcctgtctgtcctgcccTCCATGAGCCCCTCTGCAGCTCAGG GTTTAATGAAAGGGTGTGAGAATGGCACCAGCCTGCTCTCTGGTGGTGAGAATCCAGCTACTCTTCAGAAGAACCTGCTCCACAGTCAGCATTCCACCACCAATGGGAATCATCCATCACAGATCCTAAAGAAGAAAGACAG TGGGCCTGTGGATAATCACACACAAAACACTCACCCTCTCTATGGACACGGCATGTGCAAATGGTCTGGCTGTGAGGCTGTCTTTGGAGACTTTCAAGTTTTTCTCAA GCATCTGAACAGTGAACATACACTGGATGACAAGAGTACAGCACAGTGTCGAGTGCAGATGCAGGTTGTTCAGCAGCTAGAACTGCAG TTGAAAAAAGACAAAGAGCGTCTGCAAGCCATGATGTCTCACCTCAAATCCTCTGATCAAAAGTCCAAACCAGCAACCCCAACG GGGAATCTTGTGCCCAATGTCTCCTTCTCCCAGGTGACATTTCCCAAGGTGCTTCCTTCCATGAGCTTGTCTCAAAATGCCACTGCTCCTTCTACACCCCTGACACCACCCCcaacctcctcctctatcctccctccccaCACCCTGCTCACTGTGAGCCCTGGAAGGAGATGGTACTCAGACAGCAAGACCATGAAATACAGCAAGACCATGAATCAAG ATATTGTTCAGAATAAAGAAGCTAGACCGCCATTTACATATGCAGCCCTAATAAGACAG GCAATATTTGAATCCCCCTATAAGCAGCTGACACTAAATGAAATCTACAATTGGTTCACGCGAACATTTGCCTATTTTAGACGCAACGCCGCAACATGGAAG AATGCAGTGAGACACAACCTCAGCCTCCACAAGTGTTTTGTGCGAGTGGAGAATGTAAAAGGAGCTGTGTGGACAGTTGATGAGATGGAGTTCCAGAGGAGAAGGCCCCAGAAGCCTGCTGGTGAAGG GTCTCTCAAGAGGGAGAACACTGACCATGGTCACTGCTCAGCTTTCCTTACTCCTAAG CAGGAGGAGATGAATGCAGCTCTCTGGTATGGGAATGGATCCTACAGTGACAGCAGTGAAGAGCAGTACCCAATTCACCCTCT CGTGAAAGAAGAGCTAATGGATGAGGAGGCATATGAGAATGTGCCCCATGACTGTTCAGAGACTGAGAGCTCTGATGAGCACAGCTCAGATGTGGACCAAGACGGCGGTAGCCCAGACAGACCCAACCTGTAG
- the LOC109908126 gene encoding forkhead box protein P1-B isoform X5, protein MMTPPVETPQQTQQQVLNPQQIQALLQQQKALMLHQQHIQDLCQKQQDQFNAQLLQQKHAGKSGQEQLAAQHMAIQQQLLQVQQQHLLSLQRQGLLSVLPSMSPSAAQGLMKGCENGTSLLSGGENPATLQKNLLHSQHSTTNGNHPSQILKKKDSGPVDNHTQNTHPLYGHGMCKWSGCEAVFGDFQVFLKHLNSEHTLDDKSTAQCRVQMQVVQQLELQLKKDKERLQAMMSHLKSSDQKSKPATPTGNLVPNVSFSQVTFPKVLPSMSLSQNATAPSTPLTPPPTSSSILPPHTLLTVSPGRRWYSDSKTMKYSKTMNQDIVQNKEARPPFTYAALIRQAIFESPYKQLTLNEIYNWFTRTFAYFRRNAATWKNAVRHNLSLHKCFVRVENVKGAVWTVDEMEFQRRRPQKPAGEGSLKRENTDHGHCSAFLTPKEEMNAALWYGNGSYSDSSEEQYPIHPLVKEELMDEEAYENVPHDCSETESSDEHSSDVDQDGGSPDRPNL, encoded by the exons ATGATGACCCCTCCAGTGGAGACTCCTCAGCAGACACAGCAGCAGGTCCTCAACCCACAGCAGATCCAGGCCCTGCTCCAGCAGCAGAAAGCACTCATGTTACACCAG CAACACATACAGGATCTCTGCCAGAAACAGCAGGACCAGTTCAACGCCCAGCTCCTACAGCAGAAGCATGCTGGGAAGTCAGGCCAAGAG CAGCTAGCTGCTCAGCACATGGCCATCCAGCAGCAGCTCCTGCAGGTCCAACAGCAGCACCTCCTTAGCCTCCAGAGACagggtctcctgtctgtcctgcccTCCATGAGCCCCTCTGCAGCTCAGG GTTTAATGAAAGGGTGTGAGAATGGCACCAGCCTGCTCTCTGGTGGTGAGAATCCAGCTACTCTTCAGAAGAACCTGCTCCACAGTCAGCATTCCACCACCAATGGGAATCATCCATCACAGATCCTAAAGAAGAAAGACAG TGGGCCTGTGGATAATCACACACAAAACACTCACCCTCTCTATGGACACGGCATGTGCAAATGGTCTGGCTGTGAGGCTGTCTTTGGAGACTTTCAAGTTTTTCTCAA GCATCTGAACAGTGAACATACACTGGATGACAAGAGTACAGCACAGTGTCGAGTGCAGATGCAGGTTGTTCAGCAGCTAGAACTGCAG TTGAAAAAAGACAAAGAGCGTCTGCAAGCCATGATGTCTCACCTCAAATCCTCTGATCAAAAGTCCAAACCAGCAACCCCAACG GGGAATCTTGTGCCCAATGTCTCCTTCTCCCAGGTGACATTTCCCAAGGTGCTTCCTTCCATGAGCTTGTCTCAAAATGCCACTGCTCCTTCTACACCCCTGACACCACCCCcaacctcctcctctatcctccctccccaCACCCTGCTCACTGTGAGCCCTGGAAGGAGATGGTACTCAGACAGCAAGACCATGAAATACAGCAAGACCATGAATCAAG ATATTGTTCAGAATAAAGAAGCTAGACCGCCATTTACATATGCAGCCCTAATAAGACAG GCAATATTTGAATCCCCCTATAAGCAGCTGACACTAAATGAAATCTACAATTGGTTCACGCGAACATTTGCCTATTTTAGACGCAACGCCGCAACATGGAAG AATGCAGTGAGACACAACCTCAGCCTCCACAAGTGTTTTGTGCGAGTGGAGAATGTAAAAGGAGCTGTGTGGACAGTTGATGAGATGGAGTTCCAGAGGAGAAGGCCCCAGAAGCCTGCTGGTGAAGG GTCTCTCAAGAGGGAGAACACTGACCATGGTCACTGCTCAGCTTTCCTTACTCCTAAG GAGGAGATGAATGCAGCTCTCTGGTATGGGAATGGATCCTACAGTGACAGCAGTGAAGAGCAGTACCCAATTCACCCTCT CGTGAAAGAAGAGCTAATGGATGAGGAGGCATATGAGAATGTGCCCCATGACTGTTCAGAGACTGAGAGCTCTGATGAGCACAGCTCAGATGTGGACCAAGACGGCGGTAGCCCAGACAGACCCAACCTGTAG
- the LOC109908126 gene encoding forkhead box protein P1-B isoform X2, with protein sequence MHESGSEQTACTSPANQTENGDSAEKDDYLSAKPLTPEGSGADSQQQNQVTVSVSMMTPPVETPQQTQQQVLNPQQIQALLQQQKALMLHQQHIQDLCQKQQDQFNAQLLQQKHAGKSGQEQLAAQHMAIQQQLLQVQQQHLLSLQRQGLLSVLPSMSPSAAQGLMKGCENGTSLLSGGENPATLQKNLLHSQHSTTNGNHPSQILKKKDSGPVDNHTQNTHPLYGHGMCKWSGCEAVFGDFQVFLKHLNSEHTLDDKSTAQCRVQMQVVQQLELQLKKDKERLQAMMSHLKSSDQKSKPATPTGNLVPNVSFSQVTFPKVLPSMSLSQNATAPSTPLTPPPTSSSILPPHTLLTVSPGRRWYSDSKTMKYSKTMNQDIVQNKEARPPFTYAALIRQAIFESPYKQLTLNEIYNWFTRTFAYFRRNAATWKNAVRHNLSLHKCFVRVENVKGAVWTVDEMEFQRRRPQKPAGEGSLKRENTDHGHCSAFLTPKEEMNAALWYGNGSYSDSSEEQYPIHPLVKEELMDEEAYENVPHDCSETESSDEHSSDVDQDGGSPDRPNL encoded by the exons GTTACAGTTTCAGTGTCTATGATGACCCCTCCAGTGGAGACTCCTCAGCAGACACAGCAGCAGGTCCTCAACCCACAGCAGATCCAGGCCCTGCTCCAGCAGCAGAAAGCACTCATGTTACACCAG CAACACATACAGGATCTCTGCCAGAAACAGCAGGACCAGTTCAACGCCCAGCTCCTACAGCAGAAGCATGCTGGGAAGTCAGGCCAAGAG CAGCTAGCTGCTCAGCACATGGCCATCCAGCAGCAGCTCCTGCAGGTCCAACAGCAGCACCTCCTTAGCCTCCAGAGACagggtctcctgtctgtcctgcccTCCATGAGCCCCTCTGCAGCTCAGG GTTTAATGAAAGGGTGTGAGAATGGCACCAGCCTGCTCTCTGGTGGTGAGAATCCAGCTACTCTTCAGAAGAACCTGCTCCACAGTCAGCATTCCACCACCAATGGGAATCATCCATCACAGATCCTAAAGAAGAAAGACAG TGGGCCTGTGGATAATCACACACAAAACACTCACCCTCTCTATGGACACGGCATGTGCAAATGGTCTGGCTGTGAGGCTGTCTTTGGAGACTTTCAAGTTTTTCTCAA GCATCTGAACAGTGAACATACACTGGATGACAAGAGTACAGCACAGTGTCGAGTGCAGATGCAGGTTGTTCAGCAGCTAGAACTGCAG TTGAAAAAAGACAAAGAGCGTCTGCAAGCCATGATGTCTCACCTCAAATCCTCTGATCAAAAGTCCAAACCAGCAACCCCAACG GGGAATCTTGTGCCCAATGTCTCCTTCTCCCAGGTGACATTTCCCAAGGTGCTTCCTTCCATGAGCTTGTCTCAAAATGCCACTGCTCCTTCTACACCCCTGACACCACCCCcaacctcctcctctatcctccctccccaCACCCTGCTCACTGTGAGCCCTGGAAGGAGATGGTACTCAGACAGCAAGACCATGAAATACAGCAAGACCATGAATCAAG ATATTGTTCAGAATAAAGAAGCTAGACCGCCATTTACATATGCAGCCCTAATAAGACAG GCAATATTTGAATCCCCCTATAAGCAGCTGACACTAAATGAAATCTACAATTGGTTCACGCGAACATTTGCCTATTTTAGACGCAACGCCGCAACATGGAAG AATGCAGTGAGACACAACCTCAGCCTCCACAAGTGTTTTGTGCGAGTGGAGAATGTAAAAGGAGCTGTGTGGACAGTTGATGAGATGGAGTTCCAGAGGAGAAGGCCCCAGAAGCCTGCTGGTGAAGG GTCTCTCAAGAGGGAGAACACTGACCATGGTCACTGCTCAGCTTTCCTTACTCCTAAG GAGGAGATGAATGCAGCTCTCTGGTATGGGAATGGATCCTACAGTGACAGCAGTGAAGAGCAGTACCCAATTCACCCTCT CGTGAAAGAAGAGCTAATGGATGAGGAGGCATATGAGAATGTGCCCCATGACTGTTCAGAGACTGAGAGCTCTGATGAGCACAGCTCAGATGTGGACCAAGACGGCGGTAGCCCAGACAGACCCAACCTGTAG
- the LOC109908126 gene encoding forkhead box protein P1-B isoform X4 yields the protein MMTPPVETPQQTQQQVLNPQQIQALLQQQKALMLHQQHIQDLCQKQQDQFNAQLLQQKHAGKSGQEQLAAQHMAIQQQLLQVQQQHLLSLQRQGLLSVLPSMSPSAAQGLMKGCENGTSLLSGGENPATLQKNLLHSQHSTTNGNHPSQILKKKDSGPVDNHTQNTHPLYGHGMCKWSGCEAVFGDFQVFLKHLNSEHTLDDKSTAQCRVQMQVVQQLELQLKKDKERLQAMMSHLKSSDQKSKPATPTGNLVPNVSFSQVTFPKVLPSMSLSQNATAPSTPLTPPPTSSSILPPHTLLTVSPGRRWYSDSKTMKYSKTMNQDIVQNKEARPPFTYAALIRQAIFESPYKQLTLNEIYNWFTRTFAYFRRNAATWKNAVRHNLSLHKCFVRVENVKGAVWTVDEMEFQRRRPQKPAGEGSLKRENTDHGHCSAFLTPKQEEMNAALWYGNGSYSDSSEEQYPIHPLVKEELMDEEAYENVPHDCSETESSDEHSSDVDQDGGSPDRPNL from the exons ATGATGACCCCTCCAGTGGAGACTCCTCAGCAGACACAGCAGCAGGTCCTCAACCCACAGCAGATCCAGGCCCTGCTCCAGCAGCAGAAAGCACTCATGTTACACCAG CAACACATACAGGATCTCTGCCAGAAACAGCAGGACCAGTTCAACGCCCAGCTCCTACAGCAGAAGCATGCTGGGAAGTCAGGCCAAGAG CAGCTAGCTGCTCAGCACATGGCCATCCAGCAGCAGCTCCTGCAGGTCCAACAGCAGCACCTCCTTAGCCTCCAGAGACagggtctcctgtctgtcctgcccTCCATGAGCCCCTCTGCAGCTCAGG GTTTAATGAAAGGGTGTGAGAATGGCACCAGCCTGCTCTCTGGTGGTGAGAATCCAGCTACTCTTCAGAAGAACCTGCTCCACAGTCAGCATTCCACCACCAATGGGAATCATCCATCACAGATCCTAAAGAAGAAAGACAG TGGGCCTGTGGATAATCACACACAAAACACTCACCCTCTCTATGGACACGGCATGTGCAAATGGTCTGGCTGTGAGGCTGTCTTTGGAGACTTTCAAGTTTTTCTCAA GCATCTGAACAGTGAACATACACTGGATGACAAGAGTACAGCACAGTGTCGAGTGCAGATGCAGGTTGTTCAGCAGCTAGAACTGCAG TTGAAAAAAGACAAAGAGCGTCTGCAAGCCATGATGTCTCACCTCAAATCCTCTGATCAAAAGTCCAAACCAGCAACCCCAACG GGGAATCTTGTGCCCAATGTCTCCTTCTCCCAGGTGACATTTCCCAAGGTGCTTCCTTCCATGAGCTTGTCTCAAAATGCCACTGCTCCTTCTACACCCCTGACACCACCCCcaacctcctcctctatcctccctccccaCACCCTGCTCACTGTGAGCCCTGGAAGGAGATGGTACTCAGACAGCAAGACCATGAAATACAGCAAGACCATGAATCAAG ATATTGTTCAGAATAAAGAAGCTAGACCGCCATTTACATATGCAGCCCTAATAAGACAG GCAATATTTGAATCCCCCTATAAGCAGCTGACACTAAATGAAATCTACAATTGGTTCACGCGAACATTTGCCTATTTTAGACGCAACGCCGCAACATGGAAG AATGCAGTGAGACACAACCTCAGCCTCCACAAGTGTTTTGTGCGAGTGGAGAATGTAAAAGGAGCTGTGTGGACAGTTGATGAGATGGAGTTCCAGAGGAGAAGGCCCCAGAAGCCTGCTGGTGAAGG GTCTCTCAAGAGGGAGAACACTGACCATGGTCACTGCTCAGCTTTCCTTACTCCTAAG CAGGAGGAGATGAATGCAGCTCTCTGGTATGGGAATGGATCCTACAGTGACAGCAGTGAAGAGCAGTACCCAATTCACCCTCT CGTGAAAGAAGAGCTAATGGATGAGGAGGCATATGAGAATGTGCCCCATGACTGTTCAGAGACTGAGAGCTCTGATGAGCACAGCTCAGATGTGGACCAAGACGGCGGTAGCCCAGACAGACCCAACCTGTAG
- the LOC109908126 gene encoding forkhead box protein P1-B isoform X3, translated as MHESGSEQTACTSPANQTENGDSAEKDDYLSAKPLTPEGSGADSQQQNQVTVSVSMMTPPVETPQQTQQQVLNPQQIQALLQQQKALMLHQQHIQDLCQKQQDQFNAQLLQQKHAGKSGQELAAQHMAIQQQLLQVQQQHLLSLQRQGLLSVLPSMSPSAAQGLMKGCENGTSLLSGGENPATLQKNLLHSQHSTTNGNHPSQILKKKDSGPVDNHTQNTHPLYGHGMCKWSGCEAVFGDFQVFLKHLNSEHTLDDKSTAQCRVQMQVVQQLELQLKKDKERLQAMMSHLKSSDQKSKPATPTGNLVPNVSFSQVTFPKVLPSMSLSQNATAPSTPLTPPPTSSSILPPHTLLTVSPGRRWYSDSKTMKYSKTMNQDIVQNKEARPPFTYAALIRQAIFESPYKQLTLNEIYNWFTRTFAYFRRNAATWKNAVRHNLSLHKCFVRVENVKGAVWTVDEMEFQRRRPQKPAGEGSLKRENTDHGHCSAFLTPKEEMNAALWYGNGSYSDSSEEQYPIHPLVKEELMDEEAYENVPHDCSETESSDEHSSDVDQDGGSPDRPNL; from the exons GTTACAGTTTCAGTGTCTATGATGACCCCTCCAGTGGAGACTCCTCAGCAGACACAGCAGCAGGTCCTCAACCCACAGCAGATCCAGGCCCTGCTCCAGCAGCAGAAAGCACTCATGTTACACCAG CAACACATACAGGATCTCTGCCAGAAACAGCAGGACCAGTTCAACGCCCAGCTCCTACAGCAGAAGCATGCTGGGAAGTCAGGCCAAGAG CTAGCTGCTCAGCACATGGCCATCCAGCAGCAGCTCCTGCAGGTCCAACAGCAGCACCTCCTTAGCCTCCAGAGACagggtctcctgtctgtcctgcccTCCATGAGCCCCTCTGCAGCTCAGG GTTTAATGAAAGGGTGTGAGAATGGCACCAGCCTGCTCTCTGGTGGTGAGAATCCAGCTACTCTTCAGAAGAACCTGCTCCACAGTCAGCATTCCACCACCAATGGGAATCATCCATCACAGATCCTAAAGAAGAAAGACAG TGGGCCTGTGGATAATCACACACAAAACACTCACCCTCTCTATGGACACGGCATGTGCAAATGGTCTGGCTGTGAGGCTGTCTTTGGAGACTTTCAAGTTTTTCTCAA GCATCTGAACAGTGAACATACACTGGATGACAAGAGTACAGCACAGTGTCGAGTGCAGATGCAGGTTGTTCAGCAGCTAGAACTGCAG TTGAAAAAAGACAAAGAGCGTCTGCAAGCCATGATGTCTCACCTCAAATCCTCTGATCAAAAGTCCAAACCAGCAACCCCAACG GGGAATCTTGTGCCCAATGTCTCCTTCTCCCAGGTGACATTTCCCAAGGTGCTTCCTTCCATGAGCTTGTCTCAAAATGCCACTGCTCCTTCTACACCCCTGACACCACCCCcaacctcctcctctatcctccctccccaCACCCTGCTCACTGTGAGCCCTGGAAGGAGATGGTACTCAGACAGCAAGACCATGAAATACAGCAAGACCATGAATCAAG ATATTGTTCAGAATAAAGAAGCTAGACCGCCATTTACATATGCAGCCCTAATAAGACAG GCAATATTTGAATCCCCCTATAAGCAGCTGACACTAAATGAAATCTACAATTGGTTCACGCGAACATTTGCCTATTTTAGACGCAACGCCGCAACATGGAAG AATGCAGTGAGACACAACCTCAGCCTCCACAAGTGTTTTGTGCGAGTGGAGAATGTAAAAGGAGCTGTGTGGACAGTTGATGAGATGGAGTTCCAGAGGAGAAGGCCCCAGAAGCCTGCTGGTGAAGG GTCTCTCAAGAGGGAGAACACTGACCATGGTCACTGCTCAGCTTTCCTTACTCCTAAG GAGGAGATGAATGCAGCTCTCTGGTATGGGAATGGATCCTACAGTGACAGCAGTGAAGAGCAGTACCCAATTCACCCTCT CGTGAAAGAAGAGCTAATGGATGAGGAGGCATATGAGAATGTGCCCCATGACTGTTCAGAGACTGAGAGCTCTGATGAGCACAGCTCAGATGTGGACCAAGACGGCGGTAGCCCAGACAGACCCAACCTGTAG